A region from the Dermacentor andersoni chromosome 11, qqDerAnde1_hic_scaffold, whole genome shotgun sequence genome encodes:
- the LOC126539594 gene encoding beta-galactosidase-1-like protein: MAACTVIKWCQAAVPPYCSSENKTLVEKTQTGRSKLALACDNQLLEVAMIPRGKKKTLHGKLTRSSLARGSLPNKLSPKTTAALPNSLPVKLTPTAMFACILWLLVASNQHLLLSEAARAFTIDYKRETFLKDGKPFRFVGGSMHYFRVPRPYWDDRLRKMRMGGLNVVDFYIDWSGHEPEPGQYNFRDNYDLSAFLEAVKKADLLALVRPGPFVCGEIDNAGFPYWLVRKHPDIQYRTMQREYVQEVQKWFNVLFPKIAPYLYKNGGPIILVQLENEYGHLDGYCDPNYMEFMLQLQERLLGKDVVMFRSDSPVQSRYDCDRVRDVLVAGNCYPRTNVSETFAAIRRGMVRPGGPILVPEYYTGWMDYWGYAHNKENPRDVVKTFEQMMDHGANVVFYMYHGGTSFGFKAGTSNTAPLVSSYDYGAPLAEDGDPRPYYYQIRKSISKYMPVPKGKLPRRSRKLSLGAIRMNEGTPLDRVLRHFLDKGWLRQKRSKYPMTFEEFGLDFGFMVYKTRAQVRRARKYKVTLHGLRDRAHLSLRQERHVIQAFTMNEKEKPKLYKEVLLRKGDEVSILVENMGREDFGPKNKDPKGIRRVTADGSNMTGWLMEAVPVTRNRDVSELMHFLRRRSGEVCKRAPCFYHGSFVLPKGQARLDTFLDPSNYTKGVAFVNGINVGRYWPAVGPQVTLYVPAVFLRPHPEENNVIMMEIDELPKRDQRGVSFANRPRLEGYVERPHA, translated from the exons ATGGCAGCCTGCACTGTCATCAAATGGTGCCAAGCAGCGGTTCCTCCATATTGTAGCTCAGAAAACAAAACACTCGTGGAAAAGACGCAAACGGGGAGAAGCAAATTAGCCCTGGCATGTGACAACCAGCTGCTCGAGGTTGCAATGATTcctaggggaaaaaaaaaaacattacacgGAAAGCTGACAAGAAGCAGCTTGGCGAGAGGAAGTCTACCCAATAAATTATCTCCTAAAACGACTGCAGCCTTGCCGAATAGCCTTCCTGTAAAGTTGACACCTACAGCGATGTTCGCTTGCATACTTTGGCTGCTCGTCGCAAGCAACCAGCACCTTCTGCTCTCCGAAGCTGCACGAGCGTTCACGATAGATTATAAAAGAGAAACATTCCTAAAAGACGGCAAGCCCTTCCGGTTCGTCGGAGGCTCAATGCACTACTTCCGGGTACCGCGACCCTACTGGGACGACCGTCTGCGCAAGATGCGAATGGGTGGCCTGAACGTCGTCGACTTCTACATCGACTGGAGCGGTCACGAGCCGGAACCCGGACAGTACAACTTCCGCGACAACTACGACCTGTCCGCTTTCCTGGAAGCAGTGAAGAAGGCCGACCTGCTGGCCCTGGTGAGACCGGGACCCTTCGTGTGCGGCGAAATCGACAACGCCGGCTTTCCGTACTGGCTGGTCAGAAAGCACCCCGACATTCAATACCGGACGATGCAGCGAGAGTACGTTCAAGAAGTGCAGAAGTGGTTCAACGTCCTCTTCCCCAAGATAGCCCCGTACCTCTACAAGAACGGCGGGCCCATCATCCTGGTTCAGCTGGAGAACGAGTACGGTCACCTGGACGGCTACTGCGATCCCAACTACATGGAGTTCATGCTCCAGTTGCAGGAAAGGCTCCTGGGCAAGGACGTGGTCATGTTCCGAAGCGACTCGCCCGTACAGTCGAGGTACGACTGCGACCGGGTTCGCGACGTGCTCGTGGCGGGCAACTGTTACCCAAGGACGAACGTTTCGGAAACGTTCGCCGCCATTCGCCGGGGTATGGTGAGGCCCGGAGGCCCGATTCTGGTGCCAGAGTACTACACCGGCTGGATGGACTACTGGGGCTATGCGCACAACAAGGAGAACCCGCGAGACGTCGTCAAAACCTTCGAGCAGATGATGGATCACGGAGCCAACGTGGTCTTCTACATGTACCACGGCGGAACCAGCTTCGGCTTCAAGGCGGGCACGAGCAACACGGCGCCTCTGGTCAGCAGCTACGACTACGGGGCGCCGCTGGCCGAGGACGGCGATCCCAGGCCTTACTACTACCAGATCCGCAAGTCCATCAGCAAATACATGCCAGTTCCCAAGGGAAAACTCCCGCGGCGATCCCGGAAGCTGAGCCTCGGCGCGATTCGCATGAACGAAGGTACTCCGCTGGACAGGGTATTGCGACACTTCCTGGACAAGGGGTGGCTTAGGCAAAAGCGGTCCAAGTACCCGATGACGTTCGAAGAGTTTGGCTTGGACTTTGGCTTTATGGTGTACAAAACGAGAGCCCAAGTGCGGCGCGCTCGTAAGTACAAGGTCACGTTGCACGGCCTGCGGGACCGCGCGCACTTGTCACTGCGACAAGAACGTCACGTGATACAAGCGTTCACGATGAACGAAAAGGAAAAGCCGAAACTGTACAAGGAAGTGCTCCTTCGGAAAGGAGACGAAGTGTCAATTTTAGTAGAAAACATGGGGCGGGAGGATTTCGGCCCCAAGAACAAGGATCCGAAG GGAATCAGACGTGTGACCGCAGACGGCTCGAACATGACCGGCTGGCTTATGGAAGCTGTTCCTGTGACGCGGAACAGGGACGTCAGCGAACTGATGCATTTCCTGAGACGACGCAGCGGAGAGGTTTGCAAAAGGGCGCCATGTTTCTATCACGGTTCCTTCGTGCTCCCGAAGGGGCAGGCGCGTCTGGACACGTTCCTGGACCCTTCCAACTACACCAAGGGCGTCGCCTTCGTGAACGGCATCAACGTCGGCCGCTACTGGCCCGCGGTGGGGCCGCAAGTGACCCTTTACGTACCCGCCGTCTTTCTGCGACCCCACCCCGAGGAGAACAACGTCATCATGATGGAGATCGACGAATTACCAAAACGAGATCAGCGAGGAGTCAGCTTTGCGAACAGGCCACGTTTAGAAGGCTATGTGGAACGGCCTCATGCTTAA
- the LOC126539402 gene encoding beta-galactosidase-like, producing MRACVVAAVLVSCCEILSGAGERSFAIDYTNHTFLKDGKPFRFVGGAMHYFRVPRAYWDDRLHTLRMGGPNVIDFYIDWSGHEPEPGQYNFIENYDLLAFLEAVKRADLLAILRPGPFICGEIDNAGFPYWLLRKYPNMQYRTMEKEYVEEVTKWFDKLLPMLVPHLYKNGGPIIMVQVENEYGHLKGFCDPKYMEFMLSLQEKHLGKDVVMFRTDSPSLRQYECDKVRDILVAGNCDPKADVPKAFDIIRRGQVKPGGPIVVGEYYTGWMNYWGWNNNPAYPPAVVSTFEKMMDHGGNVIFYMFHGGTNFGFKAATSSESPLVTSYDYDAPIGEDGDPKAYYFMLRKSIGKYIPLKAGVLPKGSPKMRIDAIPMPHSMSLKDVMDHFRNKGWLKQKKSKFPVTFEQLGQDFGFLMYHTEITANLDGEYLMTLHGLRDMAQLYVRQERHLMRIFDTAHLIIKPNTTVRLKKGEKLTILVENMGREDFGPKNRDPKGMTNVTVNDVTLTDWTIEAVPVTQNRDISELISLMQQPRNGDGKTPHFYYGGFTLAEGVKPLDTFLDPSNYTKGVAFINGINLGRYWPAAGPQIRLYVPGVYLKPYPEENKVILFELEGVRGEKGGRGVSFSDRPFLTAETGSPHP from the exons ATGCGCGCATGCGTAGTCGCGGCGGTTCTCGTCTCGTGCTGCGAGATCCTCTCGGGCGCAGGAGAGAGGTCGTTCGCGATCGACTACACGAACCACACTTTCCTCAAGGACGGCAAGCCCTTCCGTTTCGTGGGCGGCGCGATGCACTACTTCCGGGTCCCCAGGGCCTACTGGGACGACCGACTTCACACTCTACGCATGGGCGGACCCAACGTCATAGACTTCTACATCGACTGGAGCGGCCACGAACCGGAACCGGGGCAGTACAACTTCATCGAGAACTACGACCTGCTGGCCTTCCTCGAGGCGGTAAAGAGGGCCGATCTCCTGGCGATTCTCAGGCCGGGACCGTTCATATGCGGCGAGATCGACAATGCGGGCTTTCCCTATTGGCTTCTGCGCAAGTACCCAAACATGCAGTACCGCACCATGGAGAAGGAGTACGTGGAGGAAGTCACCAAGTGGTTCGACAAGTTGCTGCCCATGCTGGTTCCACACCTGTACAAGAACGGTGGCCCTATCATCATGGTACAG GTGGAGAACGAGTACGGCCACCTGAAGGGCTTCTGCGACCCCAAGTACATGGAGTTCATGCTCTCCCTTCAAGAGAAACACCTGGGCAAAGACGTCGTCATGTTCCGCACCGACTCGCCGTCTCTGCGCCAGTACGAGTGCGACAAGGTGCGCGACATCCTGGTGGCCGGCAACTGCGACCCCAAGGCCGACGTGCCTAAGGCCTTCGACATCATACGCAGAGGGCAGGTCAAGCCGGGAGGGCCCATCGTTGTGGGCGAGTACTACACCGGCTGGATGAACTACTGGGGCTGGAACAACAACCCCGCCTATCCGCCAGCGGTCGTCAGCACATTCGAGAAGATGATGGATCACGGGGGCAACGTCATATTCTACATGTTCCACGGAGGCACCAACTTCGGCTTCAAGGCAGCCACCAGCTCAGAGTCGCCGCTGGTTACGAGCTACGACTACGACGCGCCCATTGGGGAAGACGGCGATCCGAAGGCATACTACTTCATGTTGCGCAAGTCCATCGGCAAGTACATCCCTCTCAAGGCCGGAGTGCTGCCCAAGGGATCACCCAAAATGAGGATAGACGCCATTCCCATGCCCCACAGCATGTCGCTGAAGGACGTCATGGACCACTTTCGGAACAAGGGCTGGCTGAAGCAAAAAAAGTCCAAGTTTCCGGTGACTTTCGAGCAGCTCGGCCAGGACTTCGGCTTCCTGATGTACCACACGGAGATCACCGCGAACCTGGACGGAGAGTACTTGATGACGCTCCACGGTCTCCGCGACATGGCGCAGCTGTACGTTCGGCAGGAGCGCCATTTGATGCGCATTTTCGACACCGCCCACCTCATCATAAAGCCCAACACTACTGTAAGGCTCAAGAAGGGGGAGAAGCTGACGATTCTGGTGGAAAACATGGGACGTGAAGATTTCGGTCCCAAGAACCGCGACCCCAAG GGAATGACGAACGTGACCGTCAACGACGTCACCCTGACAGACTGGACCATCGAGGCGGTGCCTGTGACCCAAAACCGAGACATCAGCGAACTGATAAGTCTCATGCAACAGCCCAGGAATGGTGACGGTAAAACGCCGCACTTCTACTATGGCGGGTTCACGCTTGCCGAAGGAGTGAAGCCGCTGGACACCTTCCTCGATCCGTCCAACTACACCAAGGGGGTGGCGTTCATCAACGGCATCAACCTGGGCCGTTACTGGCCCGCGGCCGGGCCACAGATTAGGCTGTACGTTCCGGGAGTTTATCTCAAGCCGTATCCCGAAGAGAACAAGGTCATCTTGTTCGAGCTGGAGGGAGTACGTGGTGAGAAAGGCGGCCGCGGCGTGAGCTTCAGTGATAGGCCTTTCCTCACCGCCGAAACAGGAAGCCCTCACCCTTAG